A region of the Lycium barbarum isolate Lr01 chromosome 1, ASM1917538v2, whole genome shotgun sequence genome:
AGatctcacattgtgggatttcactgggtatgttgttgttgtacttaaATTCATGTGTTTTTCAATTCATTTGCTATTTACTGGAATGGATTATTGAAAAAGATGTGTTTTTGTGCCCATTGTGCAGATAAGGATAGTGTGTGGAGTTGATCATGATGATTTAAAGAGGCTGTTTCATGTATCAAAACCAATTAGAGAAGCGGTAAGCATTAATTGTTTGGATTTTTTCATTTTTGTCCGTTGGCCGAAATTATTTACGGTGCTAGTCAAAATATACAAGACCTATACACTGATTATGAATGGTATTTGTATATTTTGTCTACacaatatgtatatttatacttaatatacaaaatcTATACATTCGCGGTCTATTATTCTTTCGAGTGGTCCAATCATGTAGTTATCCTTAATTGTTATTGAAGTGCTATTACACTATAATTGAGAAAAAGTTTGATTGGATTTAAGTATTGATGAGTTTTGTGGTTTGTTTGGTGAATGAACAGACATTGGTTGCAAAAAGATGGCATTTTGAATATAGTACACCAAGAAAGACTGTTGGTTTTAAGAATGctactgatttggagaatttgaGTGAGTATAATGATGCTGAAGTGCCAAACGCTCCGAGGCAAATGAAATTTCCGAGGTCTCGATTAAGCCGGAAGAAACTGGCTGACATATCTGTAGCCTTGTTCACATCAGATGGCGAAGAAAATTGGCCACGGAGAGAGTTATTTATGCAAATGGACACCGAGATATAGATCTCGTATCGGATTCTTTATTGGTGCTGcaacaacagcagcaacaacTACGCTTTCAATCTCAAGCGAGTTGGGGTCGGAATCCTCATTGTTCAGTCGCTCCATTTAAACCCGTCTAAGGGACAAATTCTTTATAGGT
Encoded here:
- the LOC132631640 gene encoding F-box protein SKIP27-like; translation: MAMLKKCENLEFGLVRSTSFGRKRVCLPNIEDLDFISTTPKKKICRQNSFSSFVKSPLEALPQDILIRIVCGVDHDDLKRLFHVSKPIREATLVAKRWHFEYSTPRKTVGFKNATDLENLSEYNDAEVPNAPRQMKFPRSRLSRKKLADISVALFTSDGEENWPRRELFMQMDTEI